tccactgactggcctcgaccctctggatccgagagtgggtcaacagcgaccccctgatgggcaggtggagaagacactgcacatcttgcaaggtgatcgtcatctccccaaccggcaagtggaaagaatacgtctccttgtgccagcgctccacaaatgccccctacatgccgtggctgatggtggtgtaccccgtcatgcagagcccgctaagccctgaacctcgcaccgcgtcgttaaactactcagctgctggtttaaacagactgaaaatcttctgGGCGTGGTTCAACATTTTCAAAggatctctctcctgttacaaaaaaaacaaataaaagcatatgttaaatagaccgttaagaaaatatcgaataaacgtctaaattataaacggttaaattaaaaaaaatacctctccctcccagatacgcgagcgacgtgatcgcggtaggatatcagcacggaagtgtcaaagggccctcccgggtagctgtcctcctgctcatcctcctccccggatggagggtcaacatccggtaccccctccggctcgtggtatggcactggcacctcctcctcctgctcctcctcctcctcctctcggtggcgggaagaagatacccgagccagccgactcctagatctaGATGAAGAGATACcatctcccacgtccacgggaactcgcataCGTCGTCCCCGACCCTGCCctcgtccctgtgtcgacgccagctgcgccgtgTAGCAACCTGCTTAAAATTTTAAGGTAAAGAGTCGCcaccatttatttttatcctaaaGGAAGGGAATTAAACGGATTACCCTATGATCAGAGATTCTATGTTCGTGAGTCGGTTAGacggagggaaggtgttaggcacccttcgtCTCCCTTGTATTCAAGGGGACCCCTTTTAGGTTTAGGTTTAATAAGTTTAAATTTGAGATACGGTAAACGTACGTTCACCCATATCCTAAAAAatggttttatcgatatttcaaGGGAATTATATTGAATGTTAGTGTTTTTTGTAGTTATACTCGCTGGGGTTTTGAAaccctatgcctacgtatcctct
The Vicia villosa cultivar HV-30 ecotype Madison, WI linkage group LG6, Vvil1.0, whole genome shotgun sequence genome window above contains:
- the LOC131611919 gene encoding uncharacterized protein LOC131611919 isoform X2, with amino-acid sequence MEAEAKMGTASRRDRIRVRFADPQPVHPRTYGEATHESTTQQPPVVLHSTKAVSDPEPPSTASACRHPPGCYTAQLASTQGRGQGRGRRMRVPVDVGDGISSSRSRSRLARVSSSRHREEEEEEQEEEVPVPYHEPEGVPDVDPPSGEEDEQEDSYPGGPFDTSVLISYRDHVARVSGRERREIL